In Bacillus toyonensis BCT-7112, a single window of DNA contains:
- a CDS encoding GNAT family N-acetyltransferase, translated as MSMIQLHVYKEILHFKEDVTPFLEKNEQENNLMLGILQVAQEPTFMGVAKRGEEITVVFLQTEEKIQMIVATSENSEVDIVKLAKELSKVYPDIPGLIGNKEIVQKLAEELAVLENKKTNVVMKQGVYALQQIKKKWNEDGIFREITNDELPLIEKWIYQFCEDVKLPTTKEEAEQTAHTLITNNRLFGLEVDGKLVSVAAKTRPTTNNITVNFVYTPKEARKKGYASNCVAALSQRMLDEGYKTTTLYTDLANPTSNKIYQEIGYEQIAESVLIFLEK; from the coding sequence TTGTCGATGATTCAATTACACGTATATAAAGAGATTCTTCATTTTAAAGAAGATGTTACACCATTTTTAGAAAAGAATGAGCAGGAAAATAATTTAATGTTAGGTATATTACAAGTAGCTCAAGAACCGACGTTTATGGGGGTAGCGAAACGAGGAGAAGAAATTACAGTTGTATTTCTTCAAACAGAAGAGAAGATACAAATGATTGTTGCAACTTCTGAAAATTCGGAAGTAGATATAGTGAAACTTGCAAAAGAGTTATCGAAAGTATATCCGGACATTCCTGGATTGATCGGTAATAAGGAAATTGTACAGAAATTAGCTGAAGAGCTTGCGGTGTTAGAAAATAAGAAAACGAATGTTGTAATGAAACAAGGTGTATATGCATTACAACAAATTAAGAAGAAGTGGAACGAGGATGGAATTTTTCGAGAAATAACTAATGATGAGTTGCCATTAATAGAAAAATGGATATATCAATTTTGTGAAGATGTGAAGCTCCCAACTACGAAAGAAGAAGCGGAACAAACCGCACATACATTAATCACTAATAATCGTCTATTTGGTCTAGAAGTAGATGGGAAACTCGTTTCTGTAGCTGCAAAAACGAGACCAACTACAAATAATATAACAGTAAATTTCGTTTATACCCCGAAAGAAGCACGAAAAAAAGGGTACGCATCTAATTGTGTAGCGGCACTCAGTCAACGTATGTTAGACGAAGGGTACAAGACGACTACACTATATACTGATTTAGCCAATCCGACATCTAATAAAATTTATCAAGAAATTGGTTATGAACAAATTGCGGAGTCTGTGCTCATATTTTTAGAGAAGTAG
- a CDS encoding (S)-benzoin forming benzil reductase → MRYVIITGTSQGLGEAIAAQLLEESTTIISISRRENKELTKLAEQYNSNCIFHSLDLQDVHHLETNFNEIISSIKEDNVSSIHLINNAGTVAPMKPIEKAESEQFITNVHINLLAPMILTSMFMKHTKDWKVDKRVVNISSGAGKKPYFGWGAYCTTKAGVNMFTQCVATEEEEKEYPVKIVAFAPGVVDTNMQVQIRETNKEDFTNLDRFITLKEEGKLLSPEYVAKAIRNLLETENFPQGEVIRIDE, encoded by the coding sequence ATGCGCTACGTTATCATAACAGGAACTTCACAAGGTTTAGGTGAGGCAATTGCCGCGCAATTATTAGAAGAAAGCACAACCATCATCTCTATTTCTAGAAGAGAAAACAAAGAGCTTACTAAACTTGCAGAACAATATAACAGCAATTGTATTTTCCATTCCTTAGATCTTCAAGATGTACATCATTTAGAAACTAACTTTAACGAAATCATTTCATCCATTAAAGAAGACAATGTATCTTCTATTCATTTAATTAATAATGCAGGTACAGTTGCACCTATGAAGCCGATTGAAAAAGCAGAAAGCGAACAATTCATTACGAACGTTCACATTAATTTACTTGCCCCTATGATTCTTACATCTATGTTCATGAAACATACGAAAGACTGGAAAGTAGATAAACGCGTTGTAAACATTTCATCTGGTGCAGGAAAAAAACCTTACTTTGGCTGGGGCGCTTATTGTACTACGAAAGCTGGTGTGAATATGTTTACACAATGCGTAGCGACTGAAGAAGAGGAAAAAGAATATCCAGTAAAAATCGTCGCTTTTGCACCTGGTGTTGTGGATACAAATATGCAAGTACAAATTCGTGAAACAAATAAAGAAGACTTCACAAATTTAGACCGATTCATCACACTAAAAGAAGAAGGAAAGCTATTATCACCTGAATATGTGGCAAAAGCTATTCGTAACTTACTAGAAACTGAGAACTTCCCGCAAGGCGAAGTTATTAGAATTGATGAATAA